The segment TGTTCCAGGGAATGGCCGAAGCCACCGCCGGCCGAAAGGCGATTGATGCCGAAGGTTTTTCGGAACTGCTGAATGCCGCCCTGGCAGGCGTGCGCCGCACAAGCTCGGCCCAGCCGGGTGACAAGACATTGATGGATACCTTGCTGCCGGCGGTCGAGGCATATGATTCCGCCAAGTCCATGGGGTTCCGCCCTGCCCTTGTCGCCATGCGACAGGCCGCGGAAACGGGCCGCGACAGCACGATGGATCTGGTCGCAAGGATCGGCCGCGCAAGCCGTCTGGGAGAACGCTCGCGCGGTGTGCTGGATGCGGGGGCGACCTCTTGCTGCCTGATCCTGACGACATTCGCTACAGCACTGGAAACCCAAATTGCCTGACAAGGTTCCCCCCATGCGTCCGCTTGCGGCCGCAGATCTGACCGATCTGTTCCGCCTGATGGCGGCACGCATTGACGCCGAACGTCTGGCGCTGGGGGCGCTGGATGGCGCCATCGGGGATGCCGATCATGGCAACTCGATGGCCGAGGGGTTCAGTGCCCTTGCACATGCCTGCGCCGAGGCCGAAAGCCGGGGCGTCGCGACGGGCGATCTGTTTGCAATTGCCGCACATGCCTTTCTGGGCGCGGTCGGCGCGACCACAGGGCCGCTTTACGCAAGTGCCTTTCTTCAGGCCGGGCAACGATTTGCCGGACAGGTGACCATCGATCCGGTGGATCTGACCGAGATCCTGGGTGATTTCTCGGAGGCAATCGCACAGCGCGGCAAGGCCAGCCCGGGCGACAAGACCATGCTGGATGTCTGGACCCCCGCGGCCCGTGCCGTCGCCGAGGCGCGCAGCAAGGGCTCGGGCGCGATTGCCCGTCTGGACGCTGCGGTTGCCGCCGCCATCGAAGGGCGCGAGGCCACGCGCGCCATGGTCGCCGCCGCTGGCCGCGCCGCAAGGCTTGGACCGCGCACATTGGGCCATGTCGATCCCGGCGCGGCCTCGGCCGCGATCATCATCGTTGCCCTGCGCGATGGCATGACCGCCTTTTTTGCAAGAGGGTCAAAATGACGCCCCGCCGCGAGACAGCCAAGGCCCAGGACGGCGTTCTGACCGAAATGCCGATGCGCTTCGGGGAAGACCCGCTGCTCTGGGCGGCATGGCTTTACTATGAAGACGGCATGACCCAGGGCGATATCGCCAAGAAGATGGGCCTGTCGCGCGCTTCGGTGAACGCCTATCTGGCCGACGCCCGCACCCGTGGCCTGGTGAATATCGAGATCGAGCCCGACAGGTTCCGCGCCGTCTCTATCGCGGTCGCGCTGAAAGAGCGTTTTGATCTGCAGGACTGTCTTGTCATTCCCAGCGAGGGCGGCGAGCGCAGCCTGACCGAACGACTGGGGGCAGCCGGGGCTCAGGCCCTGCGTCGCGTCATGCGGCCCGGCGACACGCTGGCGGTGACATGGGGGCGCACGGTGCTTGCGGTCGCGGATGCGCTGAGCCATCCGGGGCTGGACGATCTGCGCGTCGTTCAGGCGACCGGTTCCACCACCGCGCGGATTCCCTGGACGCCCGAAACCTGCGCCTCGCGCATTGCCCAGGCACTTCATGCAAGCTGGGTGCCCATTTCGGCCCCGGCCATCGTCTCGGATCCGGCGTTGCGCCGGGATCTGTTGAATCAGCCGCTGCTTGCGGAACAGGTCGCGGTTCTGGCCGAGGCCAACCGCATCCTGATGGGCGTGTCCTCGATGCGGCCCGAAAGCACCATCCACACCAGCGGCTTCCTGGACAGCGCCGACCACCATCGCGACTATCCCGATGCCGTGGCAAGCATCGTCGGGCGCCTTGTCTCGGCACGCGGCGCCGCCGTCACCGGGCCGGTGAACGACCGCACCATCGGCATCGACCTTGAAGCCCTGCGACGCATCCCCCAGCGCATCGCCGTCGCGGGGGGCATCGACAAGATCGCGGCCATTCTTGCCGTTCTGCGCGGGCGCTTTGCCAATGTTCTGGTCACCGACGCCGCCACGGCACGCGGCATCCTCAAGGCCGATGGCTGGCAGGAAAGCCCGCGCCGTCCGGCCCTGGCCAGCGCAACGCCGGGCAGCGCACAGATCCGCAGCCATGCCAAGAAACTGTTCAATGCGCCCCAGGATGCGGTCGACGAAAGCCTGGCCGGGGCGCTGACTGCGCATGGCGCGATCATTGGCCCGGTGCCGGAAACCTCACGCGCTGTCATGGCGCTGGACGGCCCGCGCGAGGGCAAGGTCGGCATCGTCATCGGCGGCGGTTCCGGGCATGAGCCGGGCTTCTGGGGCTATGTCGGCAAGGGCTGCGCGGATGCGGCAGTCATCGGCAATATCTTTGCCGCCCCGCCCCCCGGCCCGATCCTTGCCGCCAGCCGCGCCGTGAATCGCGGCGCGGGCCTGCTGTATATCTACGGCAATTTCTCGGGCGATGTGATGAATTTCGACATGGCGGCCGAGATGGCCGGCGCCGAGGGGGTCGAGGTGCGCTCGGTCGTCACCACGGATGACATCGCCTCGTCCCCGCCCGATGCACGCGGGTCGCGGCGCGGCGTTGCGGGCAATGTCTTTGTCTTCAAGATCGCCGGAGCCGCCGCCG is part of the Paracoccus seriniphilus genome and harbors:
- a CDS encoding bifunctional sugar-binding transcriptional regulator/dihydroxyacetone kinase subunit DhaK, with the protein product MTPRRETAKAQDGVLTEMPMRFGEDPLLWAAWLYYEDGMTQGDIAKKMGLSRASVNAYLADARTRGLVNIEIEPDRFRAVSIAVALKERFDLQDCLVIPSEGGERSLTERLGAAGAQALRRVMRPGDTLAVTWGRTVLAVADALSHPGLDDLRVVQATGSTTARIPWTPETCASRIAQALHASWVPISAPAIVSDPALRRDLLNQPLLAEQVAVLAEANRILMGVSSMRPESTIHTSGFLDSADHHRDYPDAVASIVGRLVSARGAAVTGPVNDRTIGIDLEALRRIPQRIAVAGGIDKIAAILAVLRGRFANVLVTDAATARGILKADGWQESPRRPALASATPGSAQIRSHAKKLFNAPQDAVDESLAGALTAHGAIIGPVPETSRAVMALDGPREGKVGIVIGGGSGHEPGFWGYVGKGCADAAVIGNIFAAPPPGPILAASRAVNRGAGLLYIYGNFSGDVMNFDMAAEMAGAEGVEVRSVVTTDDIASSPPDARGSRRGVAGNVFVFKIAGAAADMGASLSECEAITRRAAARVYTMGLALEPARLPDTRQPSFELGPEDMELGVGVHGEPGMVRHKLVPADDAADMLLDRILQEMNPARGDKVAVLVNSLGGTPAMELYILTRRIGQRLRAKGIILHRTLVGPYYTSLDMEGVSLTLLHLDDELVTYLDHPCQSAALTITARP
- the dhaL gene encoding dihydroxyacetone kinase subunit DhaL; this encodes MRPLAAADLTDLFRLMAARIDAERLALGALDGAIGDADHGNSMAEGFSALAHACAEAESRGVATGDLFAIAAHAFLGAVGATTGPLYASAFLQAGQRFAGQVTIDPVDLTEILGDFSEAIAQRGKASPGDKTMLDVWTPAARAVAEARSKGSGAIARLDAAVAAAIEGREATRAMVAAAGRAARLGPRTLGHVDPGAASAAIIIVALRDGMTAFFARGSK